One Tunturibacter gelidoferens genomic region harbors:
- a CDS encoding glycoside hydrolase family 2 protein produces the protein MPNARTEAWYSASVPATVLAVQVAAGEFKDPFVGTNLRSIPGTSYPLGENFSNLDMPADSPYRCGWWYRKTFHVAASERGKTIWLRFGGINYRADIWLNGRKIADSDQVQGAYRTYEFDVTKAIKPSEENVLAVETFAPTPTDLGINWVDWNPCPPDKDMGLWGPVSLMTSGSVAVRSPMATTHFTDASLQTAELTIRAEVSNATDHPVEGRLEGTAAGIPISQLVRLAAGEEKTISFAPSDFPQLRIEHPRVWWPADQGAHPLQTLTLRFLLDGMVSDEQSRRFGIREVNSELTAKGYRLFRVNQRPILIRGAGWSQDMLLRQQPERLAEGFRMVHDMHLNTIRLEGKMETDEFFRLADEQGVLVIAGWCCCDHWEHWDKWTPDTLNVATASLQSQILRIRSHPSLIAWLNGSDNPPPANVETAYLKVLEQMHWPNAIVSSASATPTSVSGQSGVKMTGPYDFVAPSYWLVDTKYGGAYGFNTETSPGPAIPSPESLKKMLPPDHHWPQDAVWGYHAGGEGFQDIHVFNDAMSATYGEAKTAARYNQVAQSMAFDGERAMFEAYGRNKYNSTGVIQWMLNNAWPSSIWHLYDYYLDAAGGYYGTKKACELLHVQYSYDDHSVYVVNSLYKATPGLTAVAHVYDINLKELFSKSTALDVGPDSSIKAFDIPQAVFQAPSTVYFVQLELKNAKDTVESRNFYWVPAKLTEFDWAKTTYTHTPTKTSEDMTALQSLSTSRVTATARSSGTMVHLHVSNPSKALAFQVAAELDDAQGGKLTRITWSDNYIELMPGEERDLTAQLPSDLLSGVDLKGKSGLKVKIEGWNVEPVTINSQVTPEKPESPL, from the coding sequence ATGCCAAATGCGCGAACCGAGGCTTGGTATTCCGCAAGCGTTCCCGCAACTGTGCTCGCGGTGCAGGTTGCGGCAGGCGAATTCAAAGATCCCTTCGTAGGTACAAATCTGCGTTCGATCCCGGGGACATCTTACCCTCTGGGAGAAAACTTCTCGAATCTTGACATGCCAGCGGACAGCCCCTATCGCTGTGGTTGGTGGTATCGCAAGACGTTTCACGTTGCTGCCAGCGAACGAGGAAAGACGATCTGGCTGCGCTTCGGCGGCATCAACTACCGCGCCGACATCTGGCTGAACGGCCGGAAGATCGCCGACTCCGATCAGGTGCAGGGTGCCTATCGAACATATGAGTTCGACGTCACCAAAGCTATTAAGCCAAGTGAAGAAAATGTGCTGGCCGTGGAGACATTTGCTCCGACTCCGACCGATCTAGGCATCAACTGGGTCGACTGGAATCCTTGCCCGCCCGATAAAGACATGGGTCTCTGGGGGCCCGTTTCTCTGATGACAAGTGGATCGGTAGCAGTCCGTTCGCCAATGGCGACAACCCACTTCACGGATGCCTCCTTGCAGACGGCGGAGCTTACAATCCGCGCCGAAGTTAGCAACGCGACAGACCATCCGGTCGAAGGTCGTCTCGAAGGCACGGCCGCCGGCATACCCATCTCGCAGCTCGTGCGCCTGGCTGCGGGCGAAGAGAAGACAATCTCGTTTGCGCCAAGCGACTTTCCACAACTCCGGATCGAACACCCGCGGGTATGGTGGCCGGCGGACCAGGGTGCGCATCCGCTCCAGACCCTTACTCTTCGCTTCCTTCTGGATGGCATGGTTTCGGATGAGCAGTCCCGCCGCTTCGGTATACGCGAGGTTAACTCCGAGTTGACCGCAAAGGGATACCGCTTGTTTCGCGTCAACCAGCGACCCATTCTCATTCGTGGTGCAGGCTGGTCGCAGGATATGCTGCTTCGTCAACAGCCCGAGCGCCTTGCCGAGGGGTTTCGCATGGTGCACGACATGCACCTGAATACGATCCGCCTGGAAGGCAAGATGGAGACCGACGAGTTCTTTCGCCTGGCCGATGAGCAAGGGGTTCTGGTGATCGCGGGCTGGTGCTGCTGCGATCATTGGGAGCACTGGGACAAGTGGACGCCCGATACATTGAACGTCGCTACGGCTTCGCTGCAATCTCAAATCCTGCGCATCCGCAGCCATCCCAGCTTGATTGCGTGGTTGAACGGAAGCGACAATCCGCCGCCCGCGAACGTCGAGACGGCCTACCTGAAAGTTCTCGAGCAGATGCATTGGCCAAATGCCATCGTGTCTTCGGCCAGCGCAACACCAACCAGCGTGAGTGGTCAGAGTGGCGTCAAGATGACTGGCCCGTATGATTTTGTTGCCCCTTCTTATTGGCTCGTCGATACCAAGTATGGCGGGGCCTATGGATTCAACACCGAGACCAGCCCAGGTCCAGCAATTCCCTCACCGGAGAGTCTGAAAAAGATGTTGCCGCCTGATCATCATTGGCCGCAGGACGCAGTATGGGGCTATCACGCGGGCGGCGAAGGCTTCCAGGATATTCACGTCTTCAACGACGCCATGTCAGCAACCTACGGCGAAGCAAAGACCGCGGCGCGCTATAACCAGGTTGCCCAGTCTATGGCCTTCGATGGCGAGCGGGCCATGTTTGAGGCCTATGGCCGCAATAAGTACAACTCAACCGGGGTTATTCAATGGATGCTCAACAACGCCTGGCCTTCGAGCATCTGGCACCTCTACGACTACTACCTCGATGCAGCGGGCGGATACTACGGGACAAAGAAAGCGTGCGAGTTGCTGCATGTGCAGTACTCCTATGACGATCACAGTGTCTATGTCGTCAACAGCCTTTATAAGGCTACGCCCGGTCTAACTGCAGTTGCTCATGTGTATGACATCAACCTGAAGGAGTTGTTCAGCAAATCCACCGCTCTGGATGTCGGCCCCGATAGCTCGATCAAAGCATTCGACATCCCGCAAGCGGTGTTCCAAGCTCCATCCACCGTGTACTTTGTTCAGCTCGAGTTGAAGAATGCGAAGGATACGGTTGAGAGCAGAAACTTCTACTGGGTGCCGGCTAAGCTGACGGAGTTCGACTGGGCAAAGACTACTTACACGCACACCCCGACGAAGACATCTGAAGACATGACAGCTCTACAGAGCCTTTCAACTTCACGCGTCACAGCGACAGCGCGAAGCTCCGGGACGATGGTTCATCTGCACGTCTCGAATCCGTCGAAGGCCCTGGCCTTTCAAGTCGCAGCTGAGCTTGATGATGCTCAAGGGGGGAAGCTGACACGAATTACCTGGAGCGATAACTACATTGAACTGATGCCGGGCGAAGAGCGTGACTTGACTGCACAGCTGCCTTCCGACCTCCTCTCCGGCGTCGATTTGAAGGGGAAGTCTGGGTTGAAGGTGAAGATAGAAGGGTGGAATGTGGAGCCGGTGACCATCAACTCTCAGGTTACTCCCGAGAAGCCCGAGTCGCCTTTGTAA
- a CDS encoding APC family permease yields MIPTELQHEGQTVTLKRSLRYRDLILYGIILIQPTAPMPVFGVIYQESRGHVVMAILFALVAMLFTAYSYGRMARAYPKGGSAFTYVGEELHPALGYMTGWCMAMDYILNPLICTIWSSKAAINFIPEVPYILWVLFFAGLFTILNLRGVETSARINSAVAAGLGIVIILFVVAAVRYIFHLHTSSFAFYTNPVYDRSTFSAHSVFRGTSIAVLTYIGFDGISTLSDEAHDPSRTIPRAIILTCLITGVLASIEVYLAQLVWPRGVAFPDLDTAYVAIARRAGGPFLFALMNGALLIATIGSGMASQLGAARLLFAMGQDGALPRRFFGTLNPIRRIPQNNVLLIGAIVLAGSLAMSYQLGTELLNYGALLAFMGVNVASAVLAYRAHRTAGTNPLFPIVLSLSGFVVCFFLWLNLGATARWAGTVWATLGIALWLLRRQQMKGRTQLRTRS; encoded by the coding sequence ATGATACCAACTGAGCTGCAACATGAGGGACAGACGGTCACGCTGAAGCGAAGTCTGCGCTATCGCGACCTCATCCTCTACGGCATCATCCTGATTCAACCGACTGCGCCGATGCCAGTCTTCGGTGTCATCTATCAGGAGTCGCGCGGTCACGTAGTGATGGCAATCCTGTTCGCGCTGGTCGCCATGCTGTTCACCGCGTACAGCTACGGCCGCATGGCGCGCGCCTATCCCAAGGGCGGTTCTGCGTTCACCTACGTGGGCGAAGAGTTGCATCCGGCTCTCGGCTACATGACCGGCTGGTGCATGGCCATGGACTACATTCTTAACCCATTGATCTGCACTATCTGGAGCAGTAAAGCCGCAATCAACTTTATTCCAGAAGTTCCTTACATCCTCTGGGTACTTTTCTTCGCCGGACTCTTCACCATCCTCAACCTGCGAGGCGTCGAAACCTCGGCGCGCATTAACTCTGCTGTCGCAGCAGGGTTAGGCATCGTGATCATTCTTTTTGTAGTCGCGGCCGTGCGATACATCTTCCATCTCCATACATCGTCATTCGCGTTCTATACGAACCCTGTCTACGATAGAAGTACCTTCTCGGCCCACTCTGTCTTTCGTGGCACCTCGATCGCGGTGCTCACCTACATTGGCTTCGACGGGATCTCTACACTGAGCGATGAGGCGCACGATCCATCCCGTACTATTCCACGTGCAATCATTCTCACCTGCCTCATCACCGGTGTTCTCGCTTCCATCGAGGTCTATCTGGCGCAGCTGGTGTGGCCACGCGGTGTCGCCTTCCCTGATCTCGACACCGCCTATGTAGCGATCGCGCGGCGCGCCGGAGGTCCCTTTCTATTCGCGTTGATGAATGGTGCGCTACTGATCGCTACCATCGGTTCCGGCATGGCGTCACAATTAGGAGCGGCACGGCTCTTGTTCGCCATGGGTCAAGACGGAGCTTTGCCGCGCAGGTTCTTCGGTACGCTCAATCCGATTCGTCGCATCCCACAGAACAACGTCCTGCTGATCGGCGCGATCGTCCTGGCAGGCTCACTCGCCATGAGCTACCAACTTGGAACCGAACTGCTGAACTATGGCGCTCTCCTGGCCTTCATGGGTGTCAACGTCGCATCCGCGGTACTAGCCTATCGCGCTCATCGTACCGCTGGTACGAACCCATTGTTCCCCATTGTGCTTTCTCTCTCCGGCTTCGTAGTTTGCTTCTTTTTGTGGCTCAATCTCGGCGCAACAGCACGATGGGCGGGTACCGTCTGGGCTACGCTGGGTATCGCTTTATGGCTACTTCGGAGACAGCAGATGAAGGGAAGGACACAGCTCCGCACGCGCTCATGA
- a CDS encoding carbohydrate kinase family protein has protein sequence MAQFDITLAGEITIDLLMYGLPEELPVEREFLATSMALTLGGSSAITAHNLAVLGSRIGFIPQLGADPFTDLCLQPLLRAGVDLSHAVAPKPEIGTGLTVLLQHERSRRALTYSGTISDLRYEDLDLAYLASGRHFHLSSFFLQRGLRNDVPKLLATMRRAGLTTSLDTNDDPANLWEGPIAETLTHLDILMPNEREACRLANESNLDDAINKLSEMIPMLVIKRGAAGALVMHGGLRYEAPGHHTEVIDVIGAGDSFNAGFLHAFVHGAGLRDCLALGNACGAYSTTASGGTQAFSMPQRMQEFFESLGVVGQIVS, from the coding sequence TTGGCACAGTTCGATATAACCTTGGCCGGCGAGATCACCATAGATTTGCTCATGTACGGTTTACCGGAAGAGCTTCCCGTCGAGCGAGAATTTCTAGCCACCAGCATGGCTCTGACGCTCGGCGGTTCCTCCGCTATCACCGCGCACAACCTCGCCGTTCTAGGCAGCCGCATCGGCTTCATTCCGCAGCTGGGTGCCGATCCGTTCACGGATCTTTGTCTGCAACCTCTTCTTCGTGCAGGAGTAGACCTCTCTCATGCCGTCGCTCCGAAACCAGAAATAGGCACCGGTTTGACCGTCCTGCTACAACATGAACGCAGTCGCCGCGCCCTTACTTACTCGGGCACAATCTCCGACCTCCGCTACGAGGATCTCGACCTCGCCTATCTTGCCTCCGGCAGACACTTTCATCTGTCGTCGTTCTTCCTCCAACGCGGACTACGCAACGATGTGCCAAAACTTTTGGCCACAATGCGCCGGGCTGGCCTGACTACCTCGCTCGATACCAATGACGATCCCGCGAATTTGTGGGAGGGTCCAATCGCAGAGACCCTCACCCATCTCGATATCCTTATGCCCAACGAACGAGAAGCCTGCCGACTGGCGAATGAGTCCAATCTAGACGACGCGATTAACAAGCTGTCCGAGATGATTCCCATGCTGGTCATCAAACGCGGAGCCGCGGGTGCTTTAGTCATGCATGGAGGACTACGCTACGAAGCCCCTGGCCATCACACGGAGGTTATCGATGTCATAGGCGCCGGCGACAGCTTTAACGCCGGGTTTCTACACGCATTCGTTCACGGCGCCGGTCTGAGGGACTGTCTTGCGTTGGGCAATGCGTGCGGGGCCTATTCCACCACAGCAAGCGGAGGGACCCAGGCGTTTTCAATGCCACAACGGATGCAGGAATTTTTTGAGAGCCTTGGCGTTGTCGGGCAGATCGTTTCCTAA
- the glgA gene encoding glycogen synthase, protein MRVGLMTREYPPNVYGGAGVHVEYLSLELAKSIEVEVHCWGNQFLDEGNLHVRGAEPWSEIAKGTNEKYTTALETLSLNLVQMKSLAAIDIVHTHTWYVAMAGFLAKKLFDVPFVLTTHSLEPLRAWKAEQLGSGYAMSSWMERTAILDADAVIAVSHGTKEDILRAYPEIKPERIHVIYNGIDLKEYQKTPDASALIKYGVDPTIPYVLFVGRITRQKGVTHLVEAIPHLPKGTQVVLCAGAPDTPEIAAEMREKVEQVSKINSRVVWIEKMVTKPEAIQLYSNAAVFCCPSVYEPFGIINLEAMACHAPVVASATGGILEVVVDNVTGYLVPFEQDPVTTFPSDPEKFSRDLAEKISELLAHPEKAKRFGEAGRKRVEETFAWSAIAKQTIDLYRTLLRDRSMASRHDR, encoded by the coding sequence TTGCGAGTTGGTCTGATGACACGAGAGTACCCACCCAATGTCTATGGGGGCGCCGGAGTTCACGTTGAATATCTCAGCCTGGAGTTGGCCAAGTCGATTGAAGTCGAGGTTCACTGCTGGGGCAATCAGTTTCTTGACGAAGGAAATCTGCATGTCCGCGGTGCGGAGCCGTGGTCGGAGATCGCCAAGGGCACTAACGAGAAGTACACGACGGCGCTCGAGACTCTGAGTCTTAATCTTGTCCAGATGAAGTCGCTTGCGGCCATTGACATTGTGCACACGCATACCTGGTACGTGGCAATGGCGGGCTTTCTTGCAAAGAAACTCTTTGACGTTCCGTTTGTACTAACAACGCACAGTCTGGAGCCGCTCCGTGCGTGGAAGGCAGAGCAGCTTGGTAGCGGATATGCGATGAGTTCGTGGATGGAACGCACCGCGATCCTGGATGCGGATGCAGTGATCGCTGTATCGCACGGCACCAAAGAAGATATTCTACGCGCTTATCCGGAGATCAAGCCGGAACGCATTCACGTGATCTACAACGGGATCGATCTGAAGGAGTATCAGAAGACTCCGGATGCGTCGGCGCTGATCAAGTACGGAGTTGATCCGACGATACCTTATGTTTTGTTCGTCGGCCGGATCACGCGGCAGAAAGGCGTCACGCATCTTGTGGAGGCAATCCCTCATCTTCCAAAAGGGACACAGGTGGTGCTCTGCGCAGGCGCGCCGGATACGCCAGAGATTGCGGCCGAGATGCGCGAAAAGGTTGAACAGGTCAGCAAGATAAACTCGCGAGTGGTATGGATCGAGAAGATGGTGACAAAGCCGGAGGCGATTCAGCTCTACAGCAACGCGGCTGTCTTTTGTTGCCCTTCTGTCTACGAGCCATTCGGCATCATCAATCTCGAAGCGATGGCTTGCCACGCCCCTGTAGTGGCGAGCGCTACGGGCGGAATTTTGGAGGTTGTGGTGGACAACGTGACAGGCTACCTGGTGCCGTTCGAGCAGGACCCTGTGACAACGTTTCCTTCGGATCCTGAGAAGTTCTCGCGTGATCTTGCGGAAAAGATCTCCGAGCTCCTTGCTCATCCTGAGAAGGCGAAACGGTTCGGCGAGGCAGGCCGCAAACGTGTGGAAGAGACCTTTGCGTGGTCGGCGATTGCGAAGCAGACGATCGACCTCTACCGGACCCTCCTCCGAGACCGCAGCATGGCGAGTCGTCACGATAGATAA
- a CDS encoding winged helix-turn-helix domain-containing protein, producing the protein MTHGFSKKNQSSVDYAYRFGDFELHPEERLLKRARIPVQLQPKAFDALLCLVRRAERLVSKQELINTLWPSIHVSESNLTNTIVSLRKIVGRETIRTVSKHGYRFELAVTGEPGVAQATYEKFTRAKELTVQRSLESMHLARDLYWTCLAADPSFAPAWAWLGRCCWFLDKFSGNSSANLELAHAAFQRAFALDPELACAHQFYTLLQVDTGHADEAMGRLLERLERHPGEPESFTSLIQVFRFRGLLVESVEAHRRGVELDPALVTSVAHTLFLAGEFASAIEHYSGRAAYYLDAAAWAALGNRKRAITLLRERLGRMPLSKLMNALMSSLLALLEGRADEAVHLMETADTTREPEILVYFARHYARLRMTDSSVSVLKRAAQSGFVCAPSTLTSDPWLSALRRHPEFGSLLITAETLVEEARSNLGASPKSWPS; encoded by the coding sequence ATGACACACGGATTTTCAAAGAAAAATCAAAGCTCGGTTGACTATGCCTACCGGTTCGGTGATTTCGAGCTCCATCCAGAGGAGCGACTCCTAAAGAGAGCTCGCATTCCGGTCCAGCTCCAGCCCAAAGCCTTCGACGCTCTCCTCTGTCTGGTGCGAAGGGCGGAACGTCTCGTAAGCAAACAAGAGTTGATCAACACTCTCTGGCCATCGATTCATGTGAGTGAATCAAACCTTACCAACACAATCGTGAGCCTGAGAAAAATTGTCGGGCGCGAGACGATTCGCACCGTTTCGAAACACGGCTATCGATTCGAACTGGCAGTTACGGGTGAACCAGGCGTCGCGCAAGCCACATATGAGAAATTTACGCGCGCGAAAGAGTTGACTGTTCAACGTTCTTTGGAGTCGATGCATCTCGCGCGCGATTTGTACTGGACCTGCCTGGCTGCGGACCCAAGCTTTGCACCTGCCTGGGCGTGGTTGGGTCGATGTTGCTGGTTCCTTGATAAATTCAGCGGCAACTCTTCGGCGAATCTGGAGTTGGCACATGCCGCATTTCAGCGAGCGTTTGCGCTCGATCCGGAGTTGGCCTGCGCTCATCAGTTCTACACCTTGCTGCAGGTAGACACTGGACATGCAGATGAGGCTATGGGGAGGCTCCTTGAACGGTTGGAGCGTCATCCTGGGGAGCCGGAATCGTTCACGAGTCTTATTCAGGTGTTTCGTTTTCGGGGATTACTTGTAGAGTCGGTTGAAGCGCACAGACGAGGAGTTGAGTTAGATCCGGCGCTCGTCACAAGCGTTGCTCACACGTTATTCCTTGCTGGAGAATTTGCGTCTGCCATAGAGCACTATAGCGGACGCGCTGCCTACTATCTCGACGCGGCGGCCTGGGCGGCCTTGGGTAATCGGAAGCGAGCGATTACCCTGTTGCGTGAACGGTTGGGTCGTATGCCGTTATCCAAGTTGATGAACGCTCTCATGAGTTCGCTGTTGGCCCTTCTGGAAGGCAGAGCGGATGAGGCAGTCCATCTCATGGAGACGGCGGACACAACTCGCGAACCCGAAATTCTCGTCTATTTCGCACGTCACTACGCCCGGCTCAGGATGACAGATTCCTCGGTGAGCGTTCTGAAGCGGGCGGCGCAGTCAGGCTTCGTCTGCGCACCCTCCACTCTAACTTCAGACCCGTGGCTGAGCGCCTTACGAAGACATCCGGAGTTTGGCTCTCTGTTGATCACTGCGGAAACTCTGGTTGAGGAAGCACGATCAAACCTCGGCGCGTCTCCGAAGAGTTGGCCATCTTGA
- a CDS encoding carboxypeptidase-like regulatory domain-containing protein, translated as MQRPQVKIALLSLMLLSAAVGVAVGQSAAVSGVVRDAQGVAQLGALVQVIAADSAMAGTAFTDLHGRYFISHLLPGQYEVRASAALFVPAMRGNLQLQSGAQAVVNLTLSTLFESTAWLPAERRKADEPGDDWKWTLRSVANRPILRLTEDGDVIMVSSSVRETPKRAERVRAEVTAGDGGFGSNGIHNVFAFDRVLDDGAGLTLHADIGTQPGAPFVGQSTEVATGYGMQLGMGGAARTVLSYQGHPEVLGPNGSSGLEVMQLASGQKMQLGDLVDVEAGGTVYVVRTSGYASGSRPFLKVTAHPTENWNFGYRMATSQDLQSFAGLDTVKRELPVAAIYQGKIQTEGGLHQEFTVGRKTGRGMVQVAYYSDSLDRVAVSGGGALTAADIAQTGQNGASGIIADSTTGNFRFLSAGYNVRGLNVMMTEPLTTNLWVALEYGTGAGLGAKDGAAVGLPGTGSDLAPVSARTATVALRGRVLRSGTAVRAAYRWQPTRLVTAVDPYAPFSDQAYLSCYLRQTLRLGSLLPPGLEATVDVTNLLAQGYRPFLSADGQTLFLAQSPRTIQAGLAFTF; from the coding sequence GTGCAACGACCCCAGGTGAAGATCGCGCTTCTGTCGCTGATGCTGCTGTCTGCAGCCGTCGGCGTTGCCGTGGGACAAAGTGCGGCTGTCTCGGGGGTGGTTCGCGATGCGCAGGGTGTAGCGCAGCTGGGTGCTTTGGTTCAGGTAATAGCAGCTGATTCTGCAATGGCTGGAACTGCGTTTACTGATCTTCATGGGCGCTATTTCATCTCTCATCTGCTTCCCGGCCAATATGAGGTACGAGCCAGTGCGGCGCTGTTTGTTCCGGCAATGCGGGGTAACTTGCAACTTCAGTCTGGAGCTCAGGCGGTCGTCAATCTCACTTTGAGTACTCTTTTCGAATCGACTGCGTGGCTTCCGGCAGAGCGGCGCAAGGCAGATGAACCGGGTGACGATTGGAAGTGGACTTTGCGATCGGTGGCTAATCGTCCAATCCTTCGGCTGACTGAAGATGGCGACGTGATCATGGTCTCATCCAGCGTTCGAGAGACGCCTAAGCGTGCTGAAAGAGTGCGCGCCGAGGTTACGGCTGGCGATGGCGGGTTCGGGAGTAACGGAATTCACAATGTTTTTGCGTTCGACCGAGTACTCGATGACGGCGCCGGTTTGACACTGCATGCGGATATTGGGACCCAACCTGGGGCACCTTTTGTGGGGCAATCCACTGAAGTTGCGACCGGGTATGGAATGCAGCTCGGGATGGGGGGCGCGGCACGAACGGTGTTGAGCTATCAGGGGCATCCTGAGGTGCTGGGGCCGAACGGCTCGTCTGGGCTGGAAGTGATGCAGCTGGCCAGCGGGCAGAAGATGCAACTTGGGGACTTGGTGGACGTGGAGGCTGGAGGCACCGTGTATGTTGTCCGGACCTCTGGTTATGCCTCCGGGTCGCGGCCGTTCCTGAAGGTCACGGCGCACCCCACCGAGAACTGGAACTTCGGCTACCGAATGGCTACGTCGCAGGATCTGCAGTCGTTTGCTGGGCTCGATACTGTTAAGCGTGAGCTGCCTGTAGCCGCGATCTACCAGGGGAAGATCCAGACCGAGGGCGGACTGCACCAGGAGTTTACTGTCGGTCGGAAGACTGGCCGGGGAATGGTGCAGGTCGCGTATTACAGTGATTCCCTTGATAGGGTGGCGGTTTCTGGTGGCGGCGCGTTGACTGCGGCTGATATTGCTCAGACAGGACAGAACGGCGCGAGCGGGATTATCGCGGATTCCACGACGGGGAACTTCAGATTTTTGAGTGCGGGCTATAACGTCAGGGGCCTGAATGTAATGATGACCGAGCCGCTGACCACTAACCTTTGGGTTGCGTTGGAGTATGGCACCGGAGCGGGGCTTGGCGCAAAAGATGGGGCTGCTGTCGGTCTGCCCGGAACTGGATCTGACCTTGCGCCGGTGAGCGCCCGGACTGCGACGGTCGCTTTGAGAGGCCGGGTGCTCCGCAGTGGTACAGCGGTTCGAGCAGCTTATCGCTGGCAGCCGACACGACTCGTGACCGCGGTTGATCCCTATGCTCCTTTCAGTGATCAGGCGTACCTCAGTTGCTATCTGCGGCAGACTTTACGGCTGGGAAGTCTATTGCCGCCGGGGCTCGAGGCTACGGTTGACGTCACAAATCTTTTGGCGCAGGGTTATCGACCATTCCTGTCGGCGGATGGACAGACCCTGTTCCTTGCGCAGTCACCTCGGACGATTCAGGCCGGGCTTGCGTTCACCTTCTAG
- a CDS encoding GWxTD domain-containing protein, translated as MTTSRRLVSSTTLFLLILMGGHVLTAQEAPSDSAQADGVTKGPVTVEKPDPLKRPLSDKEKRDQQKALKAELKGVYKKWVDEDVRWIITDQELQAFKSLSNDEERDQFIENFWLRRNPNPDSPENEFREEHYARIAYSNDHFAAGKPGWRTDRGHIYIAYGKPDNIDSHPSGGSYERPVEEGGGNTSTFPFEIWHYRYLAGIGDNVDIEFVDTCMCGDYHMTIDRSEKDALKHTPGAGQTLYEQTGQSKQADRFSGGGLEQLGAGPLSSQNQSKQFDRLDRFAKLMAPPEIKFKDMESFMTTSKILTGPPFLFDVRTDYVKVTNDTILVPVTLQIKNGDITFTNKDGVAMGTVNILGRVSNLNHKAIQTFEDTVSVQVPSELLARKRTDQSVYWKSLPLRPGLYKIDIVIKDVNNPDHIGRWQRSLNVPAYDDDRLASSSLILASSMERVPSKDIGAGNFIIGDTHITPRVPTGIGVPVTFHRAQNLNFWMQVYNLGIDEKSKQNGATIEYQILDVATNKSILETQELTSKTNPNADQVTIEKSLPLASLQPGKYQVNIKVNDGITKQQIAESAPFNVD; from the coding sequence ATGACGACTTCCCGGCGCTTGGTATCGAGCACGACCCTATTTTTGTTGATCCTGATGGGGGGGCATGTTTTGACTGCCCAGGAAGCACCTAGCGATTCCGCACAGGCCGACGGCGTGACGAAGGGACCGGTGACGGTGGAAAAGCCGGATCCTTTGAAGCGTCCTCTTAGCGATAAAGAGAAGCGCGACCAGCAGAAGGCGCTGAAGGCCGAGTTGAAGGGTGTTTACAAGAAGTGGGTGGATGAGGACGTTCGTTGGATCATCACCGACCAGGAGTTGCAGGCGTTCAAAAGCTTGAGCAATGACGAGGAGCGCGACCAGTTTATTGAGAACTTCTGGTTACGACGCAATCCGAATCCTGACTCGCCGGAGAACGAGTTTCGCGAGGAACACTACGCGCGCATCGCTTATTCGAACGACCACTTCGCCGCCGGCAAGCCTGGCTGGAGAACTGATCGCGGTCATATTTATATTGCTTACGGGAAGCCCGACAATATCGACTCGCATCCGAGCGGCGGAAGCTACGAGCGCCCTGTCGAAGAAGGTGGCGGAAATACCTCTACGTTTCCCTTCGAGATTTGGCACTACCGCTATCTGGCGGGTATCGGGGACAACGTTGATATCGAATTTGTCGATACCTGCATGTGCGGCGACTATCACATGACGATTGATCGCTCCGAGAAAGATGCTCTGAAGCACACCCCAGGTGCTGGCCAGACACTTTATGAGCAGACCGGACAGTCGAAACAGGCAGACCGATTTTCGGGCGGCGGACTGGAACAGCTTGGTGCAGGGCCGCTATCGTCTCAGAACCAAAGCAAGCAGTTTGACCGATTGGATCGATTCGCCAAATTGATGGCTCCTCCGGAGATCAAGTTCAAGGATATGGAGTCGTTTATGACGACTTCGAAGATTCTCACCGGGCCTCCATTTCTATTTGACGTGCGTACCGACTACGTGAAAGTCACCAACGATACGATCTTGGTTCCTGTAACGTTGCAGATCAAAAACGGCGACATTACGTTTACGAATAAAGATGGTGTCGCGATGGGCACGGTGAACATCCTGGGCCGCGTCTCGAATCTGAATCACAAAGCAATACAGACCTTCGAAGATACGGTCAGTGTCCAGGTCCCGAGCGAACTGCTTGCGCGCAAACGAACTGATCAGTCCGTCTATTGGAAGTCGCTGCCGCTGCGTCCTGGGCTGTACAAGATCGATATTGTTATCAAGGACGTCAATAATCCCGACCATATTGGCAGGTGGCAACGTAGTTTGAACGTGCCAGCCTACGATGATGACCGGCTTGCTTCGTCTTCCCTCATTCTGGCTTCTTCCATGGAAAGAGTGCCATCGAAGGATATCGGCGCTGGAAACTTCATCATTGGCGACACACACATTACTCCACGCGTTCCTACTGGAATTGGGGTGCCTGTTACGTTTCATCGAGCACAGAATCTGAACTTCTGGATGCAGGTTTATAACCTGGGGATCGACGAGAAGAGCAAGCAGAATGGTGCGACGATCGAGTATCAGATTTTGGACGTGGCAACGAATAAGTCCATTCTTGAGACGCAGGAGCTGACGTCGAAGACCAACCCTAACGCCGATCAGGTTACGATTGAAAAGAGTTTGCCGCTGGCGAGTCTTCAGCCCGGTAAGTATCAGGTCAACATCAAAGTAAATGATGGAATAACGAAGCAGCAGATCGCAGAATCTGCGCCGTTTAACGTAGATTAG